aATTACAAGGTTTAGCTCAGTGGAAAAGCGGTGGAAAGTGGAAGTAACAAACTTGTGGAAGTAAATACCAAGCTTTACTTTGAGATGGTATATGGATTGCGTTTATATGTGGAATTTAAATGTGAGTTGTGTTGGAGGCCTGCACCTGCTTGGTCATTGGTCCAGCTTTCCCACtagtttgtgctgctgtgtttgtgcTGATAAAACATAAGCTACATGACTTTTCCTCTTTAAGCTTTTGTAGAAATGTCAGTAACCGATATAAAAACGCAAAAATGTCGATATTAGAGTAGCACGAGTTGGAAGAGAGGGTGGGGCTGGAGGGTGTAGGTGGTGTTAGGGGGGAGTGGGCGGATGGGGTGCTGAGAACGAGCATCAGTGGGTGCATGCGCGTGCTTTCCCTGTATTTTCTCCGCCTCCTCCTCCTCGGATTCTCCCGGATGAACGTCACGCGGGCGGCGGACTGCGCTTCACGCTCCGCTGCTCCAGCTCTATTAAAGACTCATGAATAACGATTATTCCGAGGAGGCGTCGCGGGGCGGCCGGTCGGCATGCGCACACTCGCTATGAGGAGGGATAAGCGCAGCGCGAGCTCAGGGCGCACCGAACAGGCTTTGTAAGTCAGACAGAGGTATAGAGGTCCGGGGGTGAGACGGCTACGACTTCTTGTCATGAGGAGTTAGCTGCCTGAGAGCGACGGATCCGCATCTCAACCAGCGTCTGCACACGTTTGCATCAGTTTATCAGATCTTtcagtaagagagagagagtgcgtGTATACTTTTGGCGATCAGATCTTGAGTCCAGATGTTAGTGCACAGTTATTCAGCAACGGTGAGTACGACTCGGGCTTCTGCAATTTCCTCAAtttatttcccttttttttttttttgcgcaTTTCGGTGTTTTGATTAAGCCAGCTAACCTCCACATTAAATCAGGTTTAGGTTTGTTTAGCCTACCCCTCCTCTCTTTTTGCCTGGGGATATTTTGGATGCCTTACTGCTTTTCATGTTCTTGGTCTGTTTTGTGCAAGAAAGCATTAACGACTAAGTCATTCAATAACATTAAGGCTGATTTGGCGTAATTAAAAGTTTGGTGATAACATAAATAattgcattatttatatttctttatcAAAAAGCACAAGTTTTAAATACATAATGCatcaaatgtgttttattagattttattacaaataaacaaatacaccaAAGACCCGTAATAActcttattactattataactattattttaacaaaaatgaattaaagtttatgcaaaaaatacaaacaacttGATGCACATTTGTCCACTTTTTAATATAGAAACAACTGGACTCATTTACCTAAATTAAAACATATGCAACCGTATTTCAAGCTGTTTTACATGCATTTTTAATCCGTACTCATTTCTTAAAGGACCGCCATGACGGCGTACCGGGCCACAGCTCGAGGCTCTCCCAGCTCGGCTCGGTGTCTCAGGCTCCGTACTCCAGCGCGCCGCCGCTCTCGCACGCGCCCTCCTCGGACTTCCAGCCGCCCTACTTCCCTCCACCGTACCAGCCTCTGCCCTACCCGCAGAGCCAGGATCCGTACTCACACGTTAACGACCCGTACGCGCTGAACGCCCTGCACCAGCAGCACCAACAGCACCCATGGGGCTCGCGCCAGCGGCAGGAGGTCGGCGGGGAAAGCGCGTCTTTACTCCCGCAGCCGAGAGCGTCTCTGCCGCAGCTGGCCGGGCTCGACCCGCGGCGGGATTACTCCTCAATGCGCCGACCGGATGTGTTATTGCACTCTGCCCCGCACGGGCTCGAGGCCGGTATGGGGGAAAGTCTGTCGCTGCACGGCCTCACGCACGGCATGGACGACACGCACGTAAGtgttttcaaatgtattaaaatgctttttacatgTTATTGCTTTTTTGTCTATGCAGTATTACACAGACATAATAATCATTCTCTAATGATGCAACACTGATTATTACGCACTGCATAATGTATTAATTAGATGATTTATGATCGGTCCcattaatctttattattttctctAAACTGATTACAGGGGTTCATCTTGAAATGACACGTTATAATATAACCCAAAACTAATACCTAGCATCGTTGTGATTAATGTGAATACGCAACATTTGCAGGTATTGCAGCATTTTTGCAGCATGCTACATTACCCCAGGCGCATTGCACTTAAGATACAAATCTCAAGattttgcatttgtttatatGATGAGGTGTATCATTTTTCGATAATTACCAGACCTAGAGATCAAAGTGTTCACATTAATCAGTAAGCTAATCAAGTCAAAACCCACAGGTGCCTTTACAGAAAGCAATCGTGCAATAAACGACTAAACAAATCTGATTTGGATAATTgcatgttgtttgcactattctCCGAAATAGATTTTGgtgatttatttgtataaagacTAGTCTGTGTCCTAAAGGCTTTTATCTTTCACATTACATACTAACCAAAACCTAATAGTCGCTAATGTAATATTATGCCATGTTAATGTTATGTCatgtaatttttaaaacatataatATTTCAAAAGCTCTAGTAGAATATACCTGCAACTGAAGGAACAGTAATACTATAGATTTGGGGCAGATCAATACGTAAAGACTATTCAGCAGTGTAACGAGAATGTGAATTTAAAGTAAATAGGGTAAATGTTGCAGCCTTTTTAAGTTTGAAACTTCTTTTATCAAATAAATTGCACTATTGTGACTGCAGAACTACAAGTGACACACTGCAGCTTTAACTAATCTCGAAATATGCCCTCGTAAACAGTTAATTACCCATAAACACCAATGCTTTGTTCAggatttaatacatttgtaacattatatTAGTTCAACGTTGTGCAGAATACGCTTCACATAGTCTGAACCAAAAATAACGAAATCTAGAGCTTGAAAAGATCTAAAAAGGATATGACTTAAGTGGGTTAGAataaaatctggcaacctttaaACTGTCTAAGCGTTTAGCTGCACATCTTTAAATAAACCTGGATATAATGTTTGAGTGCGTGTGCGCTGTATTCATGAATTCTAAATATTTGTTCATTGTTCATTGCCTGTGGTTTCTAAATCATTTTTTGGGTCTGAACTACAACTAAAACTTGTTGAATTTGTCCGTCTGGAGTCTGAGAATCTAACCTGACTTAGAATTCACTGTGGAATGAGATGATTAAATCATATGTGTTTACAGGGTATAGAAGATGTCAACCACAGTGGCATGAATCTCCTGGATCAATCAGTTATTAAAAAAGGTAAACCCACAACAATAGTGTATttatgctaaattaatttgcattttgatTGTCCGTGATTGCCTTTGTAcactgaattattattattattattattatttagtagcaGTAGTGGTTGTATTATGCCTGCATTTGTTTTTACTAATTAGTTTATTTGTTGCAATTgcaaattttacatttttaatacaatCTAAAATATGTACATCAGAAAAATGATCGTTTTAAACTGATTTATTGTACATTTTTGCCTGATGCGCAAACTTTGGCTTGTGCTACTGCATTTCAAATTAATGTAcacaatttttaaaataataataataataataatacccaaatataaatatatacaatatatacatatgtagaGAAAATTTACTTGGTTtttctctattattattattattattattatttagcggacactttttaTCCAAGTGACTGAAAACAATCTAAGCAagtgagagttaagggccttgcttaagggcccaacaatagCAATCTGGAAGATGAGGAgcttgaaccaacgaccttcCATATAGATCTACTAGTGCagtacaattacatttacagcatttagcagacgcttttatccaaagcaacttacagtactgtgacagtatacagtctaagcaattgagggttaagggccttgctcaagggcccaacagtggcaacctggcagaggtgggcttgaaccagcaaccttctgattactgaaccaataccttaaccactagactacaactgcagTACCTCGACTGCTGAGCTACCCCTGCCCCAGataccttattattattagtgaatgtattttataaacAGTGTGTTATGAGCAGTACTGATTATTGCGGTTGTTGACACCTGATTGTGCggtatttctgtatttaaacaCACTTTCCGCGCGGCGTCTGTCGGGGCCCACGCGCTCCCTGGGCTCGTGTTAATATTTGTCCGGTTCTCGAGACATTTGGCGGTAATTTAGTTAACGGGAACACGGTTTTCCCAGAGGTCCCAGAGGACGGGTCCTAAGCGGCCGTGGTGATGGATGGAGATTTGACGATCTCGGCAGCTCGTTCAGAGCTCATTTTCTCTATTATACCCCCCGCTGAGCATCTCTCTCCGCAGTGTCGCGCGCTCGTTACCGCATTAGCATGCTAACAGACGTTCATTTGACGTCGAGCGCGCGCCTTAATGACCCAGAGGCCGGATCGGAAACCGGTGCGCTGGCGCGAGTCAATCAGCAATCGATAGCGGGCCTAGGGTTTGTCGCGCGCTGCTGGCACGCACTAAGGTCAGTAAGCGCTCACGTGCGGTGGTTAGCAAATATGTAGATTAGAATGATTTATAAGAAACGCTTCTGTGTTTTTCGCTGTAGTTTGTATGTAGTGTTTAGATGATAGTCTGTGGTTCTCTTGTGGTGGTGAATCAACAGAAAGTTACAAAACACCAAGTTACAAACAAATGATCAGGTATTAGTTGAAGTttgcaataaaatattaattaagaagtaattcaataaataataataacacaatgtGTGTTTTGGCGCTGATGATTGCATATACAAAATCGGTCGAGAATTTACTAGAGACTTAATAGACTTTGCCAGCGAAATAAACTGATAGCTGGGAGTGAcaagtaaaaatacattaatatcaATCTGAGATGCCAAAGTTCGAAAATTTGCACCAAATCCGACCAAGcagttatttttatgtatttatttgtttacttaaaaaaatcaaCTTTAATTTTAAGAAAGCACAGTGCCATATACTAATAATATACTAATATTTGTTCTAACAATGATCGCAAATTTTAGGTAGTAATTTTGCACATATAAGCAGTAATGACTAAAAGATGTAAATTTATAGTGACGTGCTCACATTTCTATGCACGAATTTATGAAAATGAATGAGCGACGTTGTCAGTATCTGTTTTAATAAAGACAATCCACTGGCAGGTTATTTAATACTAGCTACAATGTTGTGGATATTTTTTCATCTGTGTAGAATAGAAATCTTGTTAGTGTTATAAAACGTCATGCCAAAGTTCTTGCCAAACACCGCGCCAACTGTTGGATTGATGTGCAATGAAGGCTTGCACTGAATGCCACGTGAAGTGGACTCATATCACTATAAACGCCTTATTTACAGTCCTCTCAGTTTGCACGTAAAATATACATATCttcttaaatttattttaaataattttattcacttatttttatgtattgaaTACAACTTGACTTTAGGACAAACATTTTCCATGAATATATTTCATATCGCTTATTGCTGAGATACAAATTGAATGAATATTTATGAATTGTCTGTACATTTCACAATTTggttaataacaaataaaaacaaaaggccTGGTTCACTGTGAAATCCCAGTGAAATCAGCGACAGATATAAAGTATTTCTTTTTGCTCAGATTTTACCAATAAGCAGGCTGAAGTAAACTAGAAGCTGCTTTAAAGGTAACCTTATTTAATACCTGGTATCCTATACACTCCTAAAAAAGGTTAAGGGTTGTATCCATTGgtggtataataataataataataataataataataataataatagttaaaaaataaataaataaataaatatgtgcaACTCCGGCACGTTAGGATATAGAAAATGTGAATTTGGcttctttttacattatttacagaaatTTTTATTTGCTTCCTTAAATGAAAACCTTAATGAAACAAACTATCGTTTAATGTAATATATTCAGGTAAATGATATtatacacatttaaaacaagGTTCCTTAACAAGTTATTAATAAacagtttttagtttttgtttagatgcctattaaataatttttgtttaaGGATTTCACACCAaacctcaaacaaacaaactattcaGAATACTAAATCCACTATGAATgtatgtaaaagtaaaatatcgCACAAAAGGTGAAGAAGATACTGTTAAATGACATTCATTTAATCACTGGTAGCTGTTATGGGGCAGCAGTTTATGTTTAACTAGTAAACcaattgaaataaaataattaaagaaacgTAATATTTCCCTTTAATTTGATTTGGATTTTCTTTTGGTCATTCTTCACATTTATAACTACTTCCaacttatatatttttttttttttactctctcaGTTATAATATTTTCACCGTTTGTGTGTTGTCATTTTGAACATCACCACAATTTATTAGAAACGTTCAAAATTGGAATGAAATTttggaatgaaaaaaaaaatgtaaacccTGAAAGCACAAGCTTTGCACTTAACTGTATCTTTAAATGTATCCAGCATATCACTGAACACATCACAGCCCATTTATGTCAATTAAAATGTCATTAGTTAAAATATTCTATTGATTATAAATAGTTGCTTTTTGAATAGTTCCAATTGTTAATTAACGATTAAGCGTTTTTTGTttaattgggaaaaaaaaattttttattattacaaaaagGGACATTTTATCAAACGTGGTTCACttgtaaaatgattaaaatatgcaaaatgttaaaaatcCGAAAGCAAAAATGGCTGAAACTAAACTCAGTGTTTATAAACAGGTGAGATACACATGTaaacttaatgtaaatataaacgtGATTTTGTGTGATTGTAAGGACAGCAAGTTTGAGTTTAAATCTCTTTTTTGAAGGTTTTGTCCGTTTATTGTGGCAGCACACTTGTAGAGGCAGTTTTATCCTTGTACTACACATCCAGTGGCGCACTAGCTCTGCAAGATACTGAATATAATTGTGCGTATTTTGGACGTCCCTGTGACAAAAGCAGCAAATCTAagataataaacattattaaaacgtTTTACTTTCCTTCTGCACAGTGCCGGTTCCCCACAAGTGTGTGACTTCTCTGATGATGAAGGACGGGTTGATTGGTGGAGTTAGCGTGAACGTGAATGAGGTGTTCTGTTCGGTACCGGGCCGCCTGTCACTCCTCAGCTCCACCTCCAAATACAAAGTGACGGTGGGTGAAGTGCAGCGGCGTCTGTCACCCCCCGAGTGCCTGAACGCGTCCCTGCTGGGCGGGGTACTTCGCAGGTAAATCACATGATCACTTCTACGCAGTTAAGGGTCAGACTGCAGTAACAGAATAGTGGCTGCGTTCCATATTACagctactgtactaaatattcCAATTTCTTATTTGGATCCGTTTTATAGTTCCATTTATAGTGCTTTTAcagaaatatttacttttagaAATACTACATTAAAACAGTTGTGTACTGACAGGAAGATCAGCAGATAAGTTGGCATGATTGTCACAGCTATAAGCAAGCCTGTTACTggtataaatgtttgtttgtttgtttgtttggaaaaaaaaagaaaaaaagagagaatttGGTGAACCTACTTTTGAACAAATCCATCACAGATTGTTCCAGTGCAGGCGAGTTAGAATTTAATTTAGATTTCTTGAGTTACAACATTTAAGAAATAAGGTTAAATGAGCCCatagttttatttcattacttATTTTAAGTTATTGGAATATGTTCTACTTTGACAAACCACCACTTTTTAAGATGTATAATAATGGCATTTTAATGAATGGcaagttaattaataaatattaaaaaatttttggttataaaatgtatttattacttaCTTCCATGATTttgggtcttttttttttgtttcgttaattatattgttatttagtttagtttttttttttttactttcaaaCAGTTGTTtaaatacaaatgtattttttttaaccatttgCAATTTCCAAGGCCTATGATAGTGCTGTAACAAAGGCAATCACTGAAATCTGCGCATCATTAAATTGAGTctgtaatttaaatttaaagttgcATTCTAACCATGAAATGGAAAAAGTGGAAATTGGAAGAAATTAAATACAATGACCCTAAAGCACAAAATTCcttaaaattaaaactttttacaGTCTATACAGCGTCCACAAtattacataacacaacatACTGGCATACAAAACATACTGGCATCCTTGCTAACAAAAGTTTTTGGATTATGAACACAAAAAATCTCTACAAATTTAAGAAATGTCCTAAAATTTAAGCAATACGGTGTTTAAGAAATTCATGGTAACCCATGGTCAAGTTTTGTGTGAACAAACTTTTTGCAATACAGGAAAGTGTGTTAAAATGTATGCCTGGTTATTCTTTATTTGCTATAAGATAGATTGCAATTAGGTTgacagaacataaagcttttcaCCAGTAGTGACTGTGACAGAGAAGGAAgcgaaaaagaaagaaatcctTGAAGCCTTGACATAGCCTGCAAGACTCATCTGCCCATCAGGGCAAAGATTTATAGAGAGCTGGAATTCTGGTTCCACATGGGGTATGATCTAACGTTTCTGGTTATAATAATATCAGTGTCTAATATCAGTAAAGAGAAAACAGGAGCACATAGGCCCCACAATGGAATGAGTAGGATCCAGATATAATATATTGGTTTGCAGGTATTTAGGACTTGAGTTACAgagtagtgtttttttttcgttCAGTTCTTACATTATGCAGTTCTATCGAaagcagaaaaataataataataataataatgattttgtaGAGGAGCTTGTATGTTAGTCAAAGTGTGCCTCCCCAAATGGTGTTATTCTTTTACAATGATGATTTGAACATGAACTTTCTTTTTAAAACGTTTTATTTCAAAACTTTATGACCTTACAAAAACAGCCAAAAATCTTCTATATGCCTTCAGGATATTTTTTTCAATTCTAAACGTCTAAACTGAGCTGAACAAACCTCCCCCATCCAAAgtgaaacatttatttaaatcaggttttatttttcagAGCGAAATCGAAAAACGGAGGCCGGTCTCTGAGAGAGAAGTTAGAGAAAATCGGCTTGAATTTACCTGCAGGGAGACGCAAGGCTGCCAACGTTACTTTACTGACCTCACTGGTGGAAGGTAAAACTTCTGAatgttttctttgttctttattttattattcaaatAAAATGTGGTCGAGTGATTTTGGCTTTACTTGTGTCTTTAGGATTAGTGAACTCCCAACCCcatgtattaaataatgataCACTTCttggttttaatttaataatgataCCTCAAAGAAACCTCATGCACAGACGCACCATTTGTCTTATACATTCTTAAATAATGATTACTTATATTTTCAATTTTCTATAAGAAGTAAAAGATATTTAAGCCAGCTAATTATTTGACTGACTAGATTTTATGTTATATCCTACAGTAAATGATTAGGCTACTTTTACAAGTCGGTCCTCTGTTCTAGTTTTTTTGTGATATAAgtttaatgtaattgaaatttaAGATTttcctcattattattattattattattattattattattattattattattattattattattattattattattattattattattattattattactattatgggcggcacgatggctcagtgggtagcactgtcgcctcactgcaagaaggtcctgggttcgatctgtgtaaagtttgcatgttctccccgtgtctgcgtgggtttcctccgggtgctccggtttcctcccacagtacaaagacgtgcaagtgaggtgacttggagatacaaaattttccatgactgtgtttgacattaaacttgtgaactgatgaatcttgtgtaatgagtaactaccgtttctgtcatgaacgtaaccaaagtgtgtaaaacatgacgttaaaatctagggttaaataaataaataaatattattgttgttgttattgttgttattattaataataattttattattttccttcTAGGTGAAGCTGTACATTTAGCCCGGGATTTCGGCTACATCTGTGAGACAGAGTTTCCGACTAAAGCTGTATCAGAGTACCTGAACCGACAGCACACGGACCCCAACGAGATACACGCGCGGAAAAACATGCTGCTCGTAACTAAGTACGTGTTTAATCAGATTTTTTAATGCTGTGCttagtaaagtaaaaaaaaacttgtgtgTAATTTGCACATTGGATAAGAGCAAAACTAACCATGTCGAGCGAATGTTTGGATTCATTTTTGAGAGATGGCTGTAAGTCTTTCCATCAtgaatcgtgtgtgtgtgtgtggtgcaggtTATTCAGTTCTTGACTTTTCATTCTTTGACACGTTAAGCTGGTTTCTAATGAGACACAAACCGGTTCCCTTTATCCGTTTTAGCCCGGCGAACGAAGAGAACTCATTATATTTAAAGTGAAATGTTTCAAGTCTGAAAGTGCCAGCTTTTCCCCTTGAAGTTTCGCCCTAGGGTCATTTTTACCCCCTTTCTGCTTTGCTCTCCATCCCCCTTTcacggtctgtctgtctgtcaaaaGTCAGTCATGCCCCCCTCACGAACAGGGAGGGGGGTTATACACGCGCCTCGGGGCCCGACCGTTCTGTCGTTCTGCAAtcaagagagaaagagaaaaaaagagagatgatgatggtgatgatgatggtgatgatggaaACCGGACAACATGGCAGTTGTGGACAGCAAatctgggtcaaaaatatataacAAGCCTGGACAACTGCAAGATGCTGTACCATGACATTTCGaatctttttgaactgatttctCACCACTTACTCTTTTTAGAGAGCAAGAGATTACCCACAACTTCTGCCAAGCCATAGATGGCAAGCCAAAACGAAATATGCCAATTCCTGATTATTCTTAGACGTTTTGAAAGCTGATTTATATagcaaataattaaattattgtaTTATGGTAAAAAAGTTGCATGTGAATCCCAAAACGAGTCGATTCTCCGATTCCAGACACTGGAGAAAAAAGTCAGTACCAGAGCCTTGATGTGGAACActacacacaaaataaaataaatagcttGCAACTgcagtgcagggtcagccattgtacagcgcccctggagcagacaggggttaagggccttgctcatgggcccaacagtggttgcatggcagagccaggattcaaacacACAATCTTCAGATTGATgacccaaagctctatccactataGGCTAGAACTATCCCAAATCCCgatagttttattataaaataaagcttaatcaTACACAAGGACCTATTTTGAGAGAGCAAAAATACACCCATATGTTTAATAAGGAATAGCAAACGTAATGTGTCATGGTTCATTAATACACATTTACGTTATTTAATGTATCTACAGCTGCTGTTATTTATGTATCAAGTAATTAAAGTctgaaaaaagtaaacaatagCACAAAACGACAGAAATATTATCTCTTTATTTTTGACTTGCCTCCTAAATAGTAATCTTTCTGAAAACCAGATATTTTTTAATCAGACTTTAATAAGACATGCTGAAATTTTCCTATTTTGTTTACTTTCTTTGATGAATAACAATGaccaataatgtaataaataatcaaCATTTAATCACTTTAACCCTGCAGGTTAATTATTTTTAGATGTCTTACTGATATGATCCTGATTGACAGACCTTTTAATCAATGGTGAAAGCAATCTAGAATTGTTAGCAAAAATGACAGTGTCATATGTCATAAGGTTGTAGGTATTACCACACTAGGTGCGGAGCATAATGACACAGCTTAAGAACTTTCCTTCAAATTTCCTCCAGCCTTCAGGTCATGAAGTAGCAAAGTACCAGAGAGACTGTGGTTAAAACTGATGCAA
The sequence above is drawn from the Trichomycterus rosablanca isolate fTriRos1 chromosome 9, fTriRos1.hap1, whole genome shotgun sequence genome and encodes:
- the tfap2b gene encoding transcription factor AP-2-beta; the encoded protein is MARDEPAARAGGETRVSRVARIRIKHKRAAEVLRVGPRAARENDPTVLLDRHDGVPGHSSRLSQLGSVSQAPYSSAPPLSHAPSSDFQPPYFPPPYQPLPYPQSQDPYSHVNDPYALNALHQQHQQHPWGSRQRQEVGGESASLLPQPRASLPQLAGLDPRRDYSSMRRPDVLLHSAPHGLEAGMGESLSLHGLTHGMDDTHGIEDVNHSGMNLLDQSVIKKVPVPHKCVTSLMMKDGLIGGVSVNVNEVFCSVPGRLSLLSSTSKYKVTVGEVQRRLSPPECLNASLLGGVLRRAKSKNGGRSLREKLEKIGLNLPAGRRKAANVTLLTSLVEGEAVHLARDFGYICETEFPTKAVSEYLNRQHTDPNEIHARKNMLLVTKQLCKEFTDLLAQDRTPLGNSRPTPILEPGIQSCLSHFSFITHGFGSPAICAALTTLQNYLTEALKGLDKMFITNQTSSRHTPADGPGSKGGDKDEKHRK